One Rosa chinensis cultivar Old Blush chromosome 3, RchiOBHm-V2, whole genome shotgun sequence DNA window includes the following coding sequences:
- the LOC112194649 gene encoding uncharacterized protein LOC112194649 produces the protein MIRSEKDFLREPQSDCVEKLGGGVFFEMSTSSTDKFLHASIPRFDGHYDHWSMLMENVLKSKEYWNLEDEGIPAVTEAQRKTVDEAKLKDLKVKNFLFQAIDREIMVTILDKGTSKAIWDSMKQKYPGSTKVRRAQLQALRREFKLLEESNDLTTMSIDELHGSLLVHEQRMQGYQEDEQVLKIANEGRFGGRGEQKFGGRARGSFRGRGRGRGYTKDLEKNAQYAELDENEEMLLMSYVKENDARRESVWFLDSGCTNHMCATKEWLSDFDEKFRQSVRLGDNSKMMVVRKGNIKLEIDGLTQRSEEEQKKDILEGGDEEEESEEIQTGDEEEVAKGLDSITPTSSVREISVQAPASPV, from the exons ATGATAAGGAGTGAGAAAGACTTTTTGAGAGAACCACAGAGTGATTGTGTGGAAAAACTAGGGGGTGGGGTTTTTTTTGAGATGTCAACTTCATCAACAGATAAGTTTTTGCATGCATCCATTCCTAGATTTGATGGTCACTATGACCATTGGTCTATGTTAATGGAGAACGTCTTAAAAAGCAAGGAATATTGGAATCTGGAAGATGAGGGAATTCCGGCAGTGACTGAGGCGCAACGGAAAACAGTGGATGAAGCAAAGCTCAAAGATTTGAAGGTTAAGAACTTTCTATTCCAAGCAATTGACAGAGAGATCATGGTGACTATTCTTGACAAAGGAACATCCAAAGCCATCTGGGATTCAATGAAACAAAAGTATCCGGGCTCAACAAAGGTGAGAAGGGCACAACTGCAGGCTTTAAGAAGGGAGTTCAAGCTGCTAG AGGAGTCAAATGACCTCACCACCATGAGTATCGATGAGCTCCATGGGAGTTTGCTGGTTCATGAGCAGAGAATGCAGGGGTATCAGGAAGACGAACAGGTGTTGAAAATTGCAAATGAAGGGAGATTTGGAGGCAGAGGTGAGCAGAAGTTCGGAGGAAGAGCTCGTGGGAGCTTTCGTGGAAGAGGTAGAGGAAGAGGTTACACCAAAGACCTC GAGAAGAATGCTCAATATGCTGAATTGGATGAGAATGAGGAGATGTTGCTTATGTCATATGTCAAGGAGAATGATGCAAGAAGGGAGAGTGTGTGGTTTTTGGACTCTGGATGCACCAACCACATGTGTGCTACAAAGGAATGGTTATCTGACTTTGATGAAAAGTTCAGGCAATCAGTGAGGCTAGGAGACAATTCAAAAATGATGGTGGTGAGAAAAGGCAACATCAAGCTGGAAATCGATGGCCTAACTCAG AGAAGTGAAGAGGAACAAAAGAAAGATATTCTAGAAGGGggagatgaagaggaagaaagtgAAGAAATCCAAActggtgatgaagaagaagttgcaAAAGGCCTAGACAGTATCACTCCAACAAGTTCAGTAAGAGAAATAAGTGTTCAAGCACCTGCTAGTCCGGTTTAA